GAGCAAAAAGCGCAGTTGGCGGAAATCCAACGCTTGGGGCTATTGGTTTTCGACACCCAATTGCGGCGTAAAGGCGGCCAAATACGCGACGTGCGGATCAGCGCACGTTGTGTCACCCAAAACGGCAAACCCTACATCGCGACGGTGTTCAATGATCTGACAGATCTTTACCGGGCTCAGCGCGACCAACTCGCCAGCCAGCAAGACTTTCAGGCCACCTTCGAGCAAGCGGCGGTCGGCATGGCCCATCTTGCCCCGGATGGCCGCTACTTGCGGGTGAATACCAAGCTCTCGGAGACACTCGGCTATTCCAGCGAAACACTCTGCCAACGCAATTTTCAAAGCATCACCCACCCCGATGACTTGGGCAAGAACCTCAATCTGGTCGCCCAACTGATCGCCGGCGACATCGCCAATTATCAGCTCGAAAAGCGCTATTTCCATCAAAGCGGCGAGATTGTCTGGGTCCTGGTGACCATGTCGCTGGTGCGCACCGATCAGGGCACACCAAGCTATTTCATCGCCGTGATCGAGGACATCCGCGCGCGCAAGCAGGCTGAGGAGCAACTGCATGTCGCCGCGCAAATGGTCGATCTCGCCGCCTATGCAATTATTGCCACCGACATGGGCGGGGTGATCCGCCAGTTCAATCCTGCCGCCGAGCGCCTGCTTGGGTACACCGCCGAAAACATGATCGGCCATGCAACCCCTCTAAGCTTCCATCTTGACAGCGAGGTGCAAGACCGCGCCGCTGAGCTATCGGCCACCTTTGGTGAAGAGATCAAACCCGGCTTCCAGGTCTTTACCGAGCCTGCGCTGCGCGAGGGCCATGAAACCCGCGAATGGAGGCTGCGCCGGCAAGACGGCGAGACCTTGAACGTGCTGCTGTCCACCACGGTGCTGCGCGATAGCGCGGGCCATCCCCAAGGCATTCTCGGCAACATCGCTGACATCTCGCCCTTGCGCCGCGCCACCGAGGAACTGCGTGGGGAACGCAATCGGGCGCAATGGTATCTGGAGACAGTCAGCACCATGATCGTCTCGGTCGATCTTAACGGCCGCATCACCCTGGCTAACAGCTACACCTGCGCGCTGCTCGGTCGCACGGAGTCCGAACTGCTGGGCCAGGATTGGTTCGAGACCTGCGTGCCCGAGGCTAGTCGATCCAGGATGCGTGAACTCTTTGAGGGGTGTACCCAGGATGATGGCGAAAACCCCGGCTGTGTCGAAAGTCTGGTGCAATGCGCCGACGGCTCCGAGCGCCTGATCGCTTGGCGCAACCGCCTGCTGCACGACCCCAGCAGCGGCCAGCTCATTGGCGTACTGGCCGCTGGCAGTGACATCACCGAGCGACAGGCACTGGAGAACGCCCGTGCCGCCGCCCTGACGGCAGCCGAACGTCTGACCAGACTCAAAAACAACTTCTTGGCCAACATGAGCCATGAAATCCGCACGCCACTGAACGGGATTCTCGGCCTCACCGAGATTGGCCGGCGTGACTACGACACCGGCAAGGCCGGGCGGCTGTTCCGCCAGATCCAGCGCGCCGGCGAGCATCTGATGGTGCTGTTAAACGACATTCTCGATCTGTCCAAGCTCGAGGCCGGCAAGCTCAGCATTCATCCCGAACCCGTGCGCCTGAGCGAGACGCTCGCCGAGATCCAGTCGCTGCTCAACCCCCAAGTCCGTGCCAAGGGATTCGATCTGATTATCAATCAGGCGCAAGATCTGCCCGAGTATATCCTGATGGACGCCATGCGCCTGCGCCAGATTCTGCTCAATCTGCTCGGCAACGCGGTCAAGTTCACCCAGGCCGGCGAGGTGCGACTGACTGTCTCGCGCGACGATCAACAACTGCTTTTCACGGTTAAAGACACCGGCATCGGTATGAGCGAGGCGCAGATGGCGCGGATTTTCCAGCCCTTCGAGCAGGCCGATGCCGGCACCACCCGCACCCACGGCGGCACCGGCCTGGGGCTGGCGATCAGCCGGTCTTTGGCAGATATGATGGGCGGCAACATCAAGGTGGATAGCCAACCCAACATCGGCAGTTGCTTCGAACTGCGACTCCCGCTGCAACAAGCGCAGGTGCCGAAAGACGCCACACCCCGGCGAACAACCGGCGGCGCGCCAGATCAATCCCTGGCCGACCTCCACATTCTTGCCGTGGACGATGTCGAGCTCAACCTGCTGGTGCTGACCGACCTGCTCGGCCACAGAGGCGCTCAGGTCACCACCGCCGTGAATGGCGAGGACGCGCTCGCACAACTGAGCGCGGCACCAGGGACTTTTGACCTGGTTCTGATGGACGTGCAAATGCCGGTGATGGACGGCTACGAAGCGGCCCGCCGCATCCGCGAACGCTGGCCCAAGCTGCCAGTCATCGGCCTGACGGCCCACGCGATGAGCGAGGAACGCGAGCGCTGCCTGAACGCCGGCATGGTGGCGCACCTGACCAAACCCATCAACATGGACGCCCTGGTGGCAGCCATCGGCAACTGCCGCGCGGATATTGCCCACCAGGACAATAACCCGGTGGCCGCCGAAGCAACTCCTGCGGATGGAACAATCATTGCATCACCAGCGCCCGAGCCAGTTGGCCAGACCCCGGACTCGCAGCCCGACTCGCAACCGGGCACGCAGCTGCCATTAGTCGACTGGGACGCGCTGCATCAGCGCTTTGAGCACTCGCCCGGTTTTATCCCAAGGCTCATCCAAACCGCACTCGACAGTCAAAAAGACACTCCGGCGCGGCTGCGTACCATCGCCTCCGAAGGCAACCTCGATGAATTCTTCCGCCAGACCCATAGCCTGAAAGGCTTCTCAGGCAATCTCTGCGCCGAGTCGCTGCACCTGCAAGCCGATAAACTATGCGAGCAAGCCCGCGCCGGCGATCAAACGGCGTTGGACAATGCAGACAGCCTGGCTGCTAAGCTTGAGCAGGTGCTAGAGGCGCTAGCGGCTCAAGCAACTCCGCCCGATACTGAGTGACAAGGATGAGGCGCGGGTTCTTTCGCCTCCTTGCTGCGGCGGCAGTACTACCAGCACGGCACGCGCGCCAATCGGGCGATCCCTGAAAGCTTGAGTATTTGACTCGAGTATCTTGACTTTCAGGCGCTGATGAATTGTCATTGCAGCGGCTGAAAATGCGCGGCATGGCTCTGGGTGGCGGGTCATTGGGGGCAGGGGTGGCAGGTCATTGCCCAGCGGTTGATCCCATATGCGACAATTCCGTCGCGCTCCTTCAGCGTCCGACTGGTGATCCCGATGGGGGCTGCGCCAGTCGGTTCCAACCAGTCGGCCCGGCCCCGTTTCGCTGCTGCGGCTTGGCTGTCGTGGCTCGTGTAGCAGTCAGTGGAGGAGTCTATGGAAGTAACGGCGGATAGCGCCGCGGAGCGCAAGTACGACTTCGATGTCGTGCGCTGGTTTACCATCATGGCGGTGGTCTATCTGGTGTTTGGCGCCTCGGTCGGCGTCTATATCGCATCGGAACTCGCCTGGCCCTTTCTGAATTTCGATAATCCCTACATCTCCTTCGGACGGCTGCGTCCGGTCCATACCAACGCTGTCATCTTTGCGTTTGGCGGCTGTACCCTGATGGGCACGGCCTTCTACACGGTGCAGCGCACCTGCGGCGTACCGCTGTGGAGCAACAAGCTCGCCTGGTATACCTTCTGGGGCTGGAACCTGGTCATCGTCCTGGCGGTGCTGACGCTGCCCTTTGGCTTTACTCAGTCCAAAGAATACGCAGAGCTGGAATGGCCGATCGATATCCTGATTGCCGCGGTCTGGCTGGCGTTCACCTTCAATTTCATCATGACCATCGCGCATCGCAAGAGCTCGCACATCTATGTGTCGAACTGGTTCTTTCTCGGCATGATGGTGATGATCGTCTACCTGCATGTGGTCAACAGCCTGGCCATTCCGGTGGGGCTGTTTAAGTCCTACAGCCTGTTCTCCGGCGTGCAGGACGCCATGATCCAATGGTGGTGGGGGCACAATGCGGTCGGCTTTTACCTCACCGCCGGGTTCCTCGGCATCATGTACTACTTTGTGCCCAAACAGGCGAACCGGCCGGTTTACTCGTACCGGCTGTCGGTCATTCACTTTTGGGCGCTGATGTTCGGCTACGTCTGGCTCGGCGCGCACCATCTGCAATACACCGCGTTGCCGGACTGGACCGGCTCGCTGGGCGCGGCCGTATCCATCGCCATGATCATCCCCTCCTGGGGCGGGGCGGTGAATGGGATGATGACGCTCTCGGGTGCCTGGGACAAACTGCGCACCGACTATGTGCTGCGGTTTTTGATCATCGCGCTGGCCTTCTATGCCATGTCGACCTTCGAGGGACCGGTGATGGCACTGAAGACGGTCAATGCCCTGTCGCACTACACCGACTGGACCATTGGGCATGTGCACTCAGGTGCGCTTGGCTGGGTCGCGGGTATTTCCATCGGCGCCATCTATCACCTGATGACACGCCTGTGGCATACCAAGATGTGGTCAGAATCCCTGGTGAATGTCCATTTCTGGGCCGCTACCATCGGCACGGTCATTTACATCGTGGCCATGTGGGTGGCCGGCATCATGCAAGGGCTGATGTGGCGCGCCTACGACGAATACGGCACCCTGGCCTACACCTTTGTCGAGTCAGTCGCGGCCATGCATCCCTACTATGCGATGCGCGCGGTTGGCGGCGGGATTTTCCTGTTCGGCGCCGTGGTGATGCTCTTTAATGTGCTGATGACGGTGTGGAAGTCCGCCTCCGAGGGCAGCCTGCGCGAGGCGCGCGGGCCAATGGTTCCGGTGGCAGTGTGAGCGCGGCCCCGAGCAGGAGAGACCAACATGGCTGATACCAAAGCGCGCGGCGTGCAGGACTTTCTCGAGCGCAACATCTGGGGCCTGCTGATCATGACGGCCATTGTGCTGTCGATTGGTGGCATCGTGGAGATCGTGCCGCTGTTTTATCTCAAGAGTACCGAGGAGTCGAACCGCTTCCCGGAGATCGTCTGGGATCAGGCAGGGCAGACGCCCATCGTCTCCGTGGATGACAGCGGCAAGGAGGTCTGGAACTGGAAGGCGGGCGACGGCATTCGTCCCTACACGGCGCTCGAGCTGGCCGGGCGCGATATCTACCAGCGCGAGGGCTGCTATCTGTGCCACTCCCAGCAGGTGCGCCCGTTCCGCGACGAGCGCGAGCGCTACGGGCATTACTCGCTGGCGTCCGAGTCCATGTTTGACCACCCCTTCCAATGGGGTTCCAAGCGCACCGGGCCGGACTTGGCAAGGGTCGGCGCCAAATACTCCGATGCATGGCAGCGCCAGCATTTGCATGATCCGCGTTCGGTGGTGCCTGAGTCCATCATGCCGAGCTATCCCTGGCTTGAGGAGCGTCTGGTCAATGGCAAACGCCAGGCCTTTCGCATGCGCGGGCTTAGGCTGATTGGCGTGCCCTACGCAGACGCGGACATCGAAACGGCTCCTGCGCTGACCGCCGAGAAAACCGAAATGGATGCCTTGGTGGCCTATCTGCAGGTGCTTGGCACCATGGCCAATCTGCAGCCGGGAGTGGATTACCGTGAATAGCCTTGCCGAGTATTTTCATACCGACTGGGCTGCGATGACGGCGGCCGATTGGTTCGGAACCCTGCTCACGGTTGCCATCACGGTGCTCATGGCGCTGGCCTATTTTCTGGTATTCAGGCCCAAGAACCGCGACGCGCTGGAAGCGAGAAAACACATTCTCTTTGAAGAAGACCCGAGCGACGCGAACGGCGATCGCAACGGAGGTGGGCATGGCTGACGAAAATCCTTTCCCGGGCGAGAACAACACCGGCCACTTCTGGGACGATAACATCCGCGAGCTGAAGAATCCGCCGCCGCGCTGGTGGATGATCGCCTTTTGGTTGTCGATTGCCTGGTGGGTGCTCTATGGGTTGCTCTATCCAATGTGGCCGGCGCCACCCTGGGAGACAGACAAGACCGACCAGGAATTTACCAAAGGAGTGCTCGACTGGACCTCCATCAAGGAGTTTGAGCAAGGCATGGCACAGGTCGACGCGGTGCGCGCCAAGTACGAGGATCGCATCGCTCAGATGTCCGCGGAGGAGATTCTTGCTGATCCTGGCCTGCTCCAGTACACCCTGGCCTCGTCCAAGGTGGTGTTTGGCGACTATTGCGCAGCCTGCCACGGCAGTGGCGGGCAGGGAAATCCCGGCTACCCGGTGCTGGCCGACAACGCCTGGTTGTGGGGCGGTTCGCTCGGGAAGATCGCTGAAACCATCACCGGCGGGCGCAAGGGCAACATGATTGCGCATCAAAATATCTTGAGCAAGCAGGAGGTGGACACCCTGGCCCAGTTCGCCGTTGACCTAAGCGAGGGCAAGGAGGGCAGCCCCGAGGGCTGGAATCTGTTCAATACCAAGGGCTGCTCAGGCTGCCATGGCCCGCAGGCGAATGGCACGCTTGGCACCCTGCCCAATGGGGACCCGATCACCGTCGGCGCGGCCAATCTGACCGATACCCTGTGGCGCTTTCGCCCGGGCGGCTTTGAGAGCGCCAAGCACACCATTCTTTATGGTGTGAATCAGTCCGGGGTCGAGCAAACGCGCAATGCCGTGATGCCGCGGTTTGGCGGCGCGGGCAGCGCGGAGGGCCGGCTTGATGAGCAGCAGATCAAAAAGCTCGCCATCTATGTGCATGAGCTCGGTGGCGGTCAGTAGCCCCGTGACGGAACCCTGTCCTTGACTGATCCCACCAGCAGCGCGCCGGTTGTCGATGGGCTCGATGACCTTTATGCCGAGTCCGAGCACTGGCAGGTCAACGACGGCGGCGAGACTATTCATGCCAAGCGTCTGCCCGGGCGCTGGCGGCGCATCAAATGGTGGGCCGCCTCGGTCTGGCTGATCTTCTTCCTCGGGCCCTATGTCCGTTGGAACGGGGGTCAGGCGGTGCTGTTTGATATTCCCAATCGGCAGTATCACCTCTTTGGCGCCACCGTGCTGCCGCAGGACTTCTGGATGCTGTCCCTGCTGCTACTGTTCTTTGCGATTCTGCTTGCCGTCGCCACGGCGCTGGCTGGGCGGGTCTATTGCGGATTTTTCTGCTTTCAGACGGTCTGGACGGATATCTTCACGCTGATCGAGGAATGGCTCGAGGGCAACCCGCGCGAGCGGCGGTTGCTGGAGCGCGCGCCCTGGACGCCGCGCAAGCTCGGTATCAAGAGCGTCAAGCATCTGTTGTGGATGCTAATTGGCTTTGCCACTGGCTGGAGCTTTGTTGCCTGGTTCTATGGTGTCTTCCCGCTGTGGCGGGATTTCTTCACCGCTCAGGCCAATGGCGCGGTCTATGCCTTTGTGGCGCTCTTTACCGTGGGCACCTATGTACTCGCAGGCTGGCTGCGCGAGCAGGTGTGCTTCTGGCTCTGTCCTTACGCGCGTATTCAGGGGGTGATGCTGGACCGCACCACGCTGGTCCCTGCTTATGATTTGTTGCGCGGTGAGCCGCGCGGGCGCCTTCACAAGGGTGCGGATGCCCGATCGGATGCTGGCTTGGATGCTGGGGCGCAGAAGCAGGGCGATTGTATCGACTGCAATCAATGTGTTGCTGTTTGTCCGACCGGTATCGATATCCGCGCCGGCCAGCAGGAGGGTTGCATCACTTGCGCGCTTTGTATCGATGCCTGTGATCAGGTCATGGACAAGGTCAACCGACCGCGCGGTTTGATTCGCTATGCTTCGCTGGATGAGATCGAGGGCAGGGGGGCGAAGGCGTTACTGAAGCGCGTGCGTGTCTGGGTCTATTTCGCCATCCTGGCGCTCTCGCTGGTGGGTATTGTCTATGGCTTTTCGACGCTGACCAATATTGAGCTTAAAGTCCTGCATGAGCGCTCGCCCTTGTTTGTGCAGTTGAGCGATGGCTCGATTCAGAACAAGTACACGCTAAAGGTGCTGAACAAGGCTAACGATGATTTGACGGCTGAGGTGGCGGTGCGTGCCGATGTGCCGATTGAGGTAAAGGGGATTGAGCATCGCCTTCGCATCAAGCATGGGGAAGTGACGCCGATGATCGTGTTCGTGCGCATTGAGCCTGAGCATTTGACTGGGGAGACGATTCCGATTTTCTTTTCGGCGCGGGCGACTTTGGCCAATGGGACTGAGGCGACGGCTGAGCGTGAGAGTGCGTTTTTTGCTGAGCGGCGTTGAGGTTAGGTTGGCGAGTTTGGTGGGACTTATCTTCGAGAGTGCGGGGGTTGTTCTGGGCCGAGTGACGGTCGCGGGGGACGCCGTAAATACATCCCTGTAGGCTTCCCAGCGGCGTCCTGCCGCTGGAGACCCCCGCGCCCGTCACCCGGCCCAGAACCCGAACAGAACCCCGAACAGAACCCGAAGTTCATCTCTGCTGCTGAATTGCCGGAATCCATTTGTCGTTGTGCGAAGGCTGCATGGAGGAAATTGACTGATGACTGAGATTGCTTCCGTGGCTTCGGGGTCAGCCCAGGGCGCGCAACCGACGCCGGCTTGGCGCAGCCCTTGGGTGCGCGGGTGGATTGGTCTGGTTGTTGTGGTCCTGCTGGTCAACATCACCATGGTCACCCTGGCCTTTGTCACCAGTCCGGGTCTGGTGGTGGATGACTACTATGAGCGCGGCCGGGCGATGGAGGAGAGTATTCGCTCGCGTGCGGCGGCAACGCCGAACTGGATGCTCTCAAGCGATATTCCGGCGGATCTCAGGGTTGGAGAGCCTGTGACTGTGCGCTTCTTTGCGGTCGATAAGGCCGGTCAGCCGGTTACGCCCGATGCGGTGACCTTCTTTGCTTATCGTCCGTCGGATGCAGGGCGGGACTTCTCTGTCCCGATGGTGGAGGAAGCGCCGGGGCGCTATCGCGCTGAGCTGAGTTTTTCGCTGCCCGGCTTGTGGGACAGCCTGATCGCTGTGCGCGATGGCGAGGCTGAGTACCAGCTCGACCAGCGTCTGCATGTCGATCGGGCGCGGCGTTGATGCGCCGCCCTTGATGCAACAGCGATTCGGATGATCGAACAGCCGTCGCGGTGCTTTCACTGCGGCCTTCCTGTCACGCCTGCTACTGTCGTCCATTCCCAGATAGGGGATCAGGCGCGCGATTTCTGCTGCCATGGCTGCGAAGCGGTATGCCAGGCGATTCATCGCGCCGGGCTTGAGGGCTTCTATCAGCGCACGCCGGATGGCGAGGTGTTCGGCCCGCCGCCGGAGCTGCCGCGTCAGCTCGACTTCTATGATCTTGATGAGGTGCAGCAGGAGTTTGCCCAGGTCTCGGGCGATGCGCGCGAGGCGCAGCTTTCGGTTGAGGGTATCCATTGTGCTGCCTGCGTCTGGCTAATCGAGAACGGTCTCGGCGCCATGCCGGGTGTCGCCGAGTCGCGCGTTAATCTGACCGGGCGGCGGCTGACGCTGCGCTGGGATAACGCCCGCCTGCGCTTGTCGCAAATCCTTCGGCGCCTAGGCGAGCTTGGCTATGCCGCGGTGCCCTTCGATCCGCGCTCGGCCGAACTGGGGCTCAAGCGGCGCAATCGCACGCTGCTGTATCGCATGGCCTTCGCTGGTTTCGCGGCCATGAACTTGATGTGGATCTCCATCGCCCTCTATGCCGGGGCGGACCGGGGTGAGTTCCGCGAGCTGTTCCATTGGATTGGCTGCCTGCTCGCCACGCCTGTGCTGATCTACTCGGGCTGGCCCTTCTTTACCGGCGCCTGGCGCGGCTTGCGCCGCGGTCATCTGGACATGGACCTGCCGATCGCTATCGGCGCTGGCATCACCTATCTCTATTCGCTTATCGTGACCCTGACAGGGCAGGGGGATGTCTACTGGGATACGGTAGTCAACTTTCTGTTTGTGATTCTGCTCGGCCGCTATCTGGAGGCCATGTCGCGGCGCCATGCGGTTTCGGCCACTCAGCGCCTGCTCGATCTTCAACCCAAGGCGGCGACTCTACTGCGCGATGGTGAGGAGGCACTGGTGCCGATTCGCGCGTTGCGGCCCGGCGATTTGATTCTTATCCGCCCGGGCGAGGCGGTGCCGGCGGATGGAACGGTCGAGCGCGGCGACAGCCAGCTAGATGAGGCCTTGCTGACTGGTGAATCCAAGCCGGTCGTGCGCGGCCCAGGGCAGTCGGTCGCCGCCGGCACCATGAACGGCGCCGGAGCGCTACAGGTCAGGGTCGCGGGCGTGCTGCGCGACACCCAGCTCGGGCGCATCCTGCATTTGGTCGAGGAGGCCCAGGCCAGCAAAGCGCCGATTCAAAGTCTGGCGGACCGGGTGGTGCCCTGGTTTGTCGGCGCGACTCTGCTGCTGGCGTTGCTGACGGCGCTGCTGTGGTGGCCGGCCGACCCGGCCACCGCCGTGCTGGCGGCGACCTCGGTGCTGATCATTACCTGTCCCTGCGCCTTCGGGTTGGCCACGCCCATGGCTATTGCGGTGGCAACCGGCAGCGCCGCGCGGCAGGGGATATTGATCAAAAACGGCGCCGTGCTCGAGCGGCTCTCCGGTGCCACCCAAGTGGTGTTCGATAAGACCGGCACCCTGACGCTCGGCCAGCCGACCCTTGTCGCGTTAGTGGATAATCTTGGACTCTGGCGCGCCGATGATGCCGCTGGTGAATTCGGTCAACAGGAGGCCCGAGACCGCGCCCGACACTACTCCAGTCCGCTGACCGAGCAACAGCAGCAGTGGCTCGCCGCGGTCGCCGCGCTTGAGCAGCTCTCCGAACACCCACTCGCCCGAGCGCTGACTCGCTTCGTACGCGAGCAGCAACTCGGGTTTGGCGGCTTGACCGTCGAGCAAGTGCGAATTCAGCCCGGACGCGGTCTGGCCGGCGTGGTGGATGGACAATCCCTGGTCCTCGGCTCGGCCGACTGGCTGCGTGAGCAAGGCATTGCGCTGGCAAAAGACATCGAGACCCCGCCCGACTGGCCCGGAGCCACGGTCCTGCATCTGGCCGTTGCGGGCACCGAAGTCGCACGCTTGCTGCTGAGTGACGACCTGCGCCAGGATGCGCAAGCGACGGTGAATGCGTTGCTCGCTCGAGGCTTGCAGGTCTCCCTGCTCAGCGGCGACCGACAGCAAGCCGCCGTCGCAATCGCACAAAGACTGGGCAACATACAGGCCATCGCCGAAGTTCTACCCGAGGGCAAGGCCGAGGTCATCGCTAAGCTGCGCGCGGCCGGGCAGCGGGTCGTCATGGTCGGCGACGGCGTCAACGACGCCCCGGCCCTGGTCAGCGCCGACATCGGTATGGCGCTTGGCAGCGGCACCGACGTCTCCATGGCCAGCGCCGACATCATTCTCACCCGCAACGAGCTAACCCGTGTGCCCCAGGCACTGGCGCTAGCACAACGCACCCTAACAGCCATCCGCCAGAATATCGGCCTGTCGATCGTCTACAATTTGATCATGGTTCCGCTGGCAATGGCCGCGATGATCACCCCACTTGTCGCAGCCATCGCCATGCCCCTAAGCTCCCTTGCCGTCATCGGCAACTCGGCAAGGATTGCTTCAGTGCTGAAAAAGCAGGGCGGTGGGGGTGGTGCGACGACCAACTCGGCCAAGATCTGATATGGCCTGGACTAGCCGCTGGCACATGAACTATTCCACCGACTTGGCCTCAAGCTGCGTGAAGGTGCGACTGATATTGGTGCGATGCCAGTTGTCGAAGTGCTCAAGGTTCTTGAAGCCTGGGGCATCCGAAAGGCGCTCGACGGTGGCCTGCAGGTCGTCGAAATTCTCCACTGCTGCGCTGGTTTCGGTAACCAGAAAGTCCAGATAGTCGCCGGTTTGCGCGCGCGCCTGCGCCAAGTCTGTTGCCTGCCCGTGGCCTGGAACGATGTAGCTTGGCTCAAGGGATTCCATGGCGTGAAACGCATCGCGCCACGCTGTTACGTCTGACCATGGGTGAATTCCCAACATACGATCAACATAGACCATGTCGCCGGTGAAGAGCACCTCCTGCGCGGGTAGCCAGACCACGACATCACCGGGGAAGTGGGCGTCGCCAAACCAGATGAGCTCGAAGCTCAGGCCGCCGATCTCGATCGTCAGGCGGTCACCGTCGGCCGGTGCTTGCGCGTAGTCCGGTTCCGTCCCCGCGAGTCCGTCGCCAAGTACCTGGCGCAAGCTGTCAAGGTGCTGTTCGGCAAACTGCTTTTGCGTCTTCGCCGTGCGCGCGAGCGCGATGATCTGCGCGCCTTGATCGCGGAAGTAACCATTGCCAAGCCAACGGTGATCCTGACTGCCAGTGTTGATCACATGAGTCACCGGCTTGTCGGTCACTTGGTCGATGGCGGCGTCGATCTTTTCGGCTCCTCGTCGCGACGCGCCCGAATCGATCAGGACCACGCCCGCGTCGGTCACGACAAAGCCGAGATTGTTGTTGAGCGCGTCGTTCTCGGCCGTGCGGCCGGAGGTTGGACCGATAATGGCATAGACGTTATCTACCACGCGGGTGGCTTTCGGCTCGTAGGCCTGCGCAGCGCAGGAAATGCCGGCAACGAGCACGGCCAATAGATACACCAGAGTGGTCTTTACTGGGCGTGTCTGTGCTAGGGTTGTCTTCATCGGAAAATTCCTTGGTGCTCTGCACTCATTTGAGAGAGTCCCGGTGCGCGCGATTTAATGTTTTCACTCTCCGCAGACATTCTGCCCAAAACAAAGTTATGGAAGTCATCTACGGTCTGATCCCCGGCATGCTGCTACTTGGGCTTGCCGCCGTTGTGGTGCTGTTCTGGGCCGCGCGCAGCGGGCAGTTTGACGATCTCGAGGGAGACGGGCAGCGTATTTTGATGGATGACGATATCAAGCCGTCCGATCCGCGGCGCTTTCCCGGCGCGGATGTGGATGACGATTGATTGGCGTGATTCGCTCGGATGTTAACGCCTTATCCCTCCCGGTGCGGGCTTCTTATAGGGACTGCACCAGCTCAAGCATCCGTTGCGCGTGCCCCTTGGGCTTGACGTCGTAGAGCGCGTGGCGGATGCGACCGCCTTTTTCGATGATGAAGGTGGTGCGCAGGATGCCCTGGCGGCTGACACCGTTGACGACTTTCTCTCGCAGCACATCGTAGGCGGCGCAAACTTCGGCGTCGGTGTCCGCCAGCAAGAGCAGGCTGAGGCCGTATTTGTCGCGAAAGGCACCGTGGCTGGCGCAGTTGTCGCGGCTGATACCGGCAATGTTGGTGCCGGCTGCCTCGAATTCCGGGTGCAGGTCGGTGAATTCTAGCGCTTCCATGGTGCAGCCGGGGGTGTCGTCCTTGGGGTAGAAGCACAGGATGAGATGCTGGTCGGCCCAGAGCTTGGCGCTCTTGACCACATCCATGTCGGCGTCGGGGAGGGAAAAATCAGGGGCAATGTCGCCAGCTTGCAACATGAACGAAAGGCTCCGGTGGTTTGATGCCATCGCCGCAGCACAGCCTGCAAAAGTCGCTGCGGCGGAGAGTCAGGCGGACAGAGTGGCGCGCGGTGAGAGACCGGCGCTGGAGTCCGCGGCAGGCTGATTGTAGTGTTTCCTGCTGGAGCGGAATTTAGGGTGCCTGGTGGCGCGCGTCAACCGTCTTCGGTGGTGGATTTTGTATCACCGGAACGCGCTGGGACCCCATGGGCCCCATGGTTGCGTTGGGGAATGCGCTCGGGGATGCGTGCGTGGGAATCGCTCTTGGGCGGAACTGGAAGCGGCTCGCCGCTTTCTTCTGGCGGTTTGAGCAGGATGCTGGCGATGGTGCCGCCGCCAGGTCGGGTGCGGAG
Above is a genomic segment from Thiorhodovibrio litoralis containing:
- a CDS encoding PAS domain S-box protein codes for the protein MANSNELVLGMFAYRPSEILRKRWEPLAEYLSAQLPNHQVRLRLLEIEALKHALAQDQLDLVFTNPVHYIRLREQFEMTGALATLMRREQGQIVSRLGGVIITQAGRDDIQTLQDLKGRSILAAGPDFLGGYIAPLEALQAVGLRPEQIKFNFDPATHDAVVFAVLNGQADAGFVRTGILEQLQTEGQVDLADLTILGARDYPNFPFLVSSRLYPEWPIMALPGLDPEIGRQLAAALIQLSPEHPIAHAVGIAGFDLPADYRTLEAVMRTLQVQPFDQEAKPGYQHIWSVHYREISVLGGLAFLSIMLILALALNNRRLRQAQRQIATSEQRWLAALDGAGHGVWDWDRRTDKVIYSRRWKEMLGYREKEIASHLNEWGRRIHPDDLAETLKQVEAHRKGDQDQLSILHRLRAKDGSYRWMLGLGYALERDEDGQALRVIGTNTDLTRYHGAEIALADKESLFLALVNQAPNGMALVDPESMKFAQFNPALSAMLGYTKEEFDQLTITDLDVVHSLPEQKAQLAEIQRLGLLVFDTQLRRKGGQIRDVRISARCVTQNGKPYIATVFNDLTDLYRAQRDQLASQQDFQATFEQAAVGMAHLAPDGRYLRVNTKLSETLGYSSETLCQRNFQSITHPDDLGKNLNLVAQLIAGDIANYQLEKRYFHQSGEIVWVLVTMSLVRTDQGTPSYFIAVIEDIRARKQAEEQLHVAAQMVDLAAYAIIATDMGGVIRQFNPAAERLLGYTAENMIGHATPLSFHLDSEVQDRAAELSATFGEEIKPGFQVFTEPALREGHETREWRLRRQDGETLNVLLSTTVLRDSAGHPQGILGNIADISPLRRATEELRGERNRAQWYLETVSTMIVSVDLNGRITLANSYTCALLGRTESELLGQDWFETCVPEASRSRMRELFEGCTQDDGENPGCVESLVQCADGSERLIAWRNRLLHDPSSGQLIGVLAAGSDITERQALENARAAALTAAERLTRLKNNFLANMSHEIRTPLNGILGLTEIGRRDYDTGKAGRLFRQIQRAGEHLMVLLNDILDLSKLEAGKLSIHPEPVRLSETLAEIQSLLNPQVRAKGFDLIINQAQDLPEYILMDAMRLRQILLNLLGNAVKFTQAGEVRLTVSRDDQQLLFTVKDTGIGMSEAQMARIFQPFEQADAGTTRTHGGTGLGLAISRSLADMMGGNIKVDSQPNIGSCFELRLPLQQAQVPKDATPRRTTGGAPDQSLADLHILAVDDVELNLLVLTDLLGHRGAQVTTAVNGEDALAQLSAAPGTFDLVLMDVQMPVMDGYEAARRIRERWPKLPVIGLTAHAMSEERERCLNAGMVAHLTKPINMDALVAAIGNCRADIAHQDNNPVAAEATPADGTIIASPAPEPVGQTPDSQPDSQPGTQLPLVDWDALHQRFEHSPGFIPRLIQTALDSQKDTPARLRTIASEGNLDEFFRQTHSLKGFSGNLCAESLHLQADKLCEQARAGDQTALDNADSLAAKLEQVLEALAAQATPPDTE
- the ccoN gene encoding cytochrome-c oxidase, cbb3-type subunit I, which produces MEVTADSAAERKYDFDVVRWFTIMAVVYLVFGASVGVYIASELAWPFLNFDNPYISFGRLRPVHTNAVIFAFGGCTLMGTAFYTVQRTCGVPLWSNKLAWYTFWGWNLVIVLAVLTLPFGFTQSKEYAELEWPIDILIAAVWLAFTFNFIMTIAHRKSSHIYVSNWFFLGMMVMIVYLHVVNSLAIPVGLFKSYSLFSGVQDAMIQWWWGHNAVGFYLTAGFLGIMYYFVPKQANRPVYSYRLSVIHFWALMFGYVWLGAHHLQYTALPDWTGSLGAAVSIAMIIPSWGGAVNGMMTLSGAWDKLRTDYVLRFLIIALAFYAMSTFEGPVMALKTVNALSHYTDWTIGHVHSGALGWVAGISIGAIYHLMTRLWHTKMWSESLVNVHFWAATIGTVIYIVAMWVAGIMQGLMWRAYDEYGTLAYTFVESVAAMHPYYAMRAVGGGIFLFGAVVMLFNVLMTVWKSASEGSLREARGPMVPVAV
- the ccoO gene encoding cytochrome-c oxidase, cbb3-type subunit II; translation: MADTKARGVQDFLERNIWGLLIMTAIVLSIGGIVEIVPLFYLKSTEESNRFPEIVWDQAGQTPIVSVDDSGKEVWNWKAGDGIRPYTALELAGRDIYQREGCYLCHSQQVRPFRDERERYGHYSLASESMFDHPFQWGSKRTGPDLARVGAKYSDAWQRQHLHDPRSVVPESIMPSYPWLEERLVNGKRQAFRMRGLRLIGVPYADADIETAPALTAEKTEMDALVAYLQVLGTMANLQPGVDYRE